Genomic DNA from Candidatus Afararchaeum irisae:
CGGAGTCGGAACCGTCGTCGAGATAAAGGAGGAGAGAGGCTTCGGGACGACCGTCGACATAATACTCTACGACGGCGTCGTGAACGTCGGAGACGAGATAGTCGTCGGCGGCAAACGTGACCCGATCACGACGGAGATACGTGCTCTACTGCGTCCGAAGCCACTCGCCGAGATGAGGGAGGACGCGGGGTTCGAACAGGTCGATCAGGTAACAGCCGCAGACGGAATAAAGGTCGCAGCACCCGACCTCGACGACGCGATGGCAGGAGCGCCCATACGTGTCGTGGGAGACGACGAGACAGCCGACGAGGTCGCCGAGGAAGTGCGTGAGGAGATGGAGTCCGCCGAGATCGAGACGGGTAAGGAAGGCGTGACTATCAAAGCCGACACTCTCGGCTCTGTCGAGGCTCTCGGAAAGGCACTCTCGGAGGAGGAGATCAAGATACACAAGGCAGACGAGGGCTCTGTCACTAAGAGAGACGTCATAGACGCTGAGACCGCAGACGAGAGGAAGCACAGGGCTATACTCGCGTTCAACATAGACGTGCTCGACGAGGCGCGTGAGTACGCTCAGAACTCGCTCGTCAAGATATTCGAGGGGAAGGTCATCTACCGTCTCATAGAGGAGTACGAGGACTGGGTCGAGGGGATCGAGTCCGAACGTACCGAGAAGATGCTCGAATCCGTCGTGCGTCCCTCGAAGTTCCGTATACTCCCAGACCACGTCTTCAGACAGTCAGACCCCGCCGTCGTGGGTGTCGAGATACTCGGTGGGCATCTCGAGAAAAATATTCCGGTGGCGAAGGACGGCGACAGGGTCGGAAACGTCAAGGGAATACAGAGACAGGGTGACGACGTCGACTCCGCCGACGAGGGCGAGAGAGTCTCGGTGGCTATCGACGGTCCAACCGTTGGAAGACAGATAGACGAGGAGGACGTCCTCTACGCCGAGATTCCCGAGAAACACGCGAAGGCTCTCGAACAGGAGATGTACGACGCCCTCGAAGACTCCGAACAGGAGATACTCGACGAGTACCTCGAAGAGAAGAGACAGATCGATCCTTTCTGGGGGAAGTAGGCTTTTCGTTTTCGACGGTCACACCAGACGCCTTTTATCCGTGTAGTGCTACTCTCGAACAAGAATGTGCGACGACAGCGACCATGACCACAGCCGTGTTCACGGTCACAGTAGGACTTCCGATCTCACCTCGTCGAATCAGAGTCGACGCCGTTTTCTCCTGAGCGTAGGTGCCACGGCGACCGCGGCGACGGCGGGCTGTCTCGGCTTAGGCGGCACCGCAGAGGCTCCCGATCCGATATCACTCGAAAGTAGAGACCATATCTGCGAGCTCTGTGGCATGGTGATACCGATGCATCCCGGTCCTATTGCCCAGATATTCTACAAGGATCACAAGCCCGACGGTCCACCGCCGAAGGACAACCCCGCTCGTTTCTGTTCGAACTGGGAGGCGTTCAAGTACGAGTACAACCACGAGAACAGGGGATGGAACTCGACGGCTTTCTACACGACGGATTACTCGTCGGTCGACTACGAACTCTACGAAGAGGGCGACGACACGTATATTACCGCACATTTCGAGCCCGAGACCTTCGCCGACGCGACCGAGCTAACCTACCTCGTCGGCTCCGACATCAAGGGAGCGATGTCTCGCGACCTCATAGGCTTCTCCGAAAAATCCGAGGTGGAGAAGCTTCAGACCGAGTACGGCGGCGACATAATGGAGTACGGCGACGTCAGTATAGAGACAGTCGGTGTTCTGGAGAACTCGTATCGGTGATTTGTCAAAATGGGATCGTGGGTTCACTCACTTGGTTCGCTTACGCGCCGAG
This window encodes:
- the infB gene encoding translation initiation factor IF-2; amino-acid sequence: MSGQDQTEAEGRTDLRTPIVSVLGHVDHGKTTLLDKVRGTAVAEGEAGAITQHIGATAVPIDVIEGICSSLISEEFEVPGLLFIDTPGHHAFTTLRSRGGALSDIAIVVVDINDGFQPQTLEALRILSQYETPFVLAANKIDMLPGWESEEDVPFQKTYQNQSEKVQQRLDNALYEIIGDLHEEGFHADRYDRIDNFRSNIGIVPISALTGEGIGDLFMVLVGLAQTYLKENLELHAEGPGVGTVVEIKEERGFGTTVDIILYDGVVNVGDEIVVGGKRDPITTEIRALLRPKPLAEMREDAGFEQVDQVTAADGIKVAAPDLDDAMAGAPIRVVGDDETADEVAEEVREEMESAEIETGKEGVTIKADTLGSVEALGKALSEEEIKIHKADEGSVTKRDVIDAETADERKHRAILAFNIDVLDEAREYAQNSLVKIFEGKVIYRLIEEYEDWVEGIESERTEKMLESVVRPSKFRILPDHVFRQSDPAVVGVEILGGHLEKNIPVAKDGDRVGNVKGIQRQGDDVDSADEGERVSVAIDGPTVGRQIDEEDVLYAEIPEKHAKALEQEMYDALEDSEQEILDEYLEEKRQIDPFWGK
- a CDS encoding nitrous oxide reductase accessory protein NosL codes for the protein MCDDSDHDHSRVHGHSRTSDLTSSNQSRRRFLLSVGATATAATAGCLGLGGTAEAPDPISLESRDHICELCGMVIPMHPGPIAQIFYKDHKPDGPPPKDNPARFCSNWEAFKYEYNHENRGWNSTAFYTTDYSSVDYELYEEGDDTYITAHFEPETFADATELTYLVGSDIKGAMSRDLIGFSEKSEVEKLQTEYGGDIMEYGDVSIETVGVLENSYR